The genomic stretch ATTCATTGCTGGAGCAATCCAAACTGGAGCTGTGGCAGCAAGAAGAGTAGTTGAAATCATATCATCGGCAATTCCATTTGCTAATTTCCCTATCATATTAGCAGTGGCAGGTGCGACGAGAATTAAATCTGGCCAATCTGCTAAATCAATATGTGCAATAACAGCCGGATCTTTTTCATCAAATGTATCTGTGTATACAGGATTTCTTGAAAGTGCTTGAAATGTTAGCGGCGTAACAAACTCACGAGCAGAATCTGTCATGATGACTTTTACTTCAGCTCCTGCTTGCACTAACTTACTAGTTAGTGCTGATGCTTTATAAACAGCAATTCCACCACTAACACATAATAAAATTCGTTTTCCTTTCAACATCTTTACCCATACTCCCATCTTTTTATCTACTGAACAACCTTTACAATGTCCATATTATAACATGTTCAAGAATAGAAGTTGATTTTGATAAACCCTCTTTCTAACAGAAAAAAATAACAACCTACTGCGAATAGGTTGTTATTTTAACAATTATCTTTCTTCATTCTCGTCTTTTGAAGGTACGTGCGTATACGTAAGCTGTTCTGAATTAATTTCTTCTAATGCACAACCTACTAATTTATGAGATACAGGTCTTTCGATTGGTGTATCATTATGCATTTGAAGTTGACGTGCGCGCTTTGCAGCTACTGTTACTAGTGTATATTTAGAATCTAAACGTTGCATTAATGAGTCAATTGACGGATAAAGCATTTATTCTACCTCCAACATTCTTTTATAGCGTGCTGATACACGGTCGCGGCGGCAATGTTCTGCCGTCACAATTGCTTGGATACGTGCACATGCATTTTCTACTTTGTCATTCTCTACTACATAATCGTATGCATGCATAAGCTCAATCTCTTCTTTCGCTACGCGCATACGGTTGTTAATTAAATCTTCTGTTTCTGTACCGCGGTTTACAATACGACTCTTCAACTCTGATAAGCTTGGCGGTGCCAGAAAGATAAACAATCCTTCTGGAAATGCTTCTTTTACTTGAAGGGCACCTTGAACCTCAATTTCTAAAAAGACATCTTTCCCTGAAGCTAACGTTTCTTCAACGTAGTCAATAGGTGTACCGTAGTAATTACCTACGTACTCTGCCCATTCTAGAAGCTTTTTATTTTCAATCATGTGCTCAAATTCTTCGCGTTCTTTAAAGAAATAATCCACACCATCAACTTCGCCTTCACGTGGACGACGTGTTGTTGCTGAAATAGAGTACTGAAGTTTAATATCATCTTGTTCAAATAATGCTTTTCTTACCGTTCCTTTTCCAACACCAGATGGTCCTGAAAGAACGATTAATAAACCTCTTTCAATCATTGGTTTATACGCCCTACCCTTCTACTAATTCTTCTTTATTCACAAGCCTTTGTGCTACAGTTTCCGGTTGAACAGGAGCTAAAATAATATGATTACTGTCCATTACAATCACAGCTCGGGTTTTTCTTCCCTGCGTGGCATCAATTAAACTTCCGCGATCTTTTGCTTCCTGCACAATTCGTTTAATTGGCGCTGATTCCGGCTGAACGACAGAAATGATGCGATTAGAAGAAATAAAATTTCCAAACCCAACATTAACTAATTTACCGCTCATACAAAGCCCCCTACTGTATCCATATTGTGTCCGTCTATTCCGAAGGCTACTAGTAACTATTCAATATTTTGAACTTGTTCTTTCAAACGCTCTAGCTGCGTTTTCATATCGATGACACATTGAGCAATCTTACCACTGTTTGCTTTCGCTCCAATTGTATTCATTTCTCGATTTAACTCTTGTACAAGAAAGTCAAGCTTCCTTCCGATAACATCAGTTGTATCGATGGTTTGAAAGAACTGAGTAAGATGACTGTTAATACGCGTTAATTCTTCGTTAACATCCGCTTTTTCAGCAAAAATAGCCACTTCTGCTAGCACTCGCTGTTCATCGATTGTACCTTCAAGATAGTCAGTTAACCTTTTTCTCAAGCGATCTTCATATTGCTCACTAACAGTTGGTGCAAGCAATTCTACTTCTTCCCGAAGCTGCTGGATGTTTGTAAGGTGCTGAACTAAATCTTGATATAATTCTTGCCCCTCTTTTTCACGCATCGTTAGCAGCTGACACACTGCTTGTTCAACCGCTGTAAATACCAGCTGGTGAATTGATGTTTGGTCTACTTCTTCTTCAGAAGTCGTCATTACGTCAGGCATGTGTAGAATATCTTGAATTTCGACAGACTTGGAAAGCTCATGACGCTCGCTAATTTCTTGGAAAGCTTTCATATACTCACTTAACAGCTCCCAATCCGTTTGCAACGTCTTTTTAGCCAAACCTTCACCTGAAATTGTAACAAATACTTCTACTCTACCACGTTTTATGTATGTTTGAATGATTTTTTTTATTTTATCTTCAATTTCCATTAATTGCCTTGGCATTCGCACAGTAATTTCACAAAAGCGATGATTTACCGATTTCATTTCTACCGTTACCGCTTGAGCGTCATTATCTGCTCGTCCTCGGCCAAAACCTGTCATACTTCTTATCATTATCATCACATCCACTATGTACATCTTACAAAAAAAAAGGAATAAAAGAAAGTGTTACTCAAAAAAAGAGTAACAGCAATGTACTTCACTCTTTAAAAACTGGTGAAAGCAAACCGTATGCTTCCACCAGTGCTTTATTACTATATCATTAATTATGCTTTTTTTCTTGTTAAAAGTGAACCCGCTAGCAAAAATGTTGGAACACTCGCTAAACCTAAAATAATTAACCATTCCCTTGGCGCAATAGCCATGGTATGGAAGATTGGCTGTAAAGGTGGGTAATAAATAACAACTAGCATTAGCAAAATTGATGAAATAACCGCACCAACTAAGTAAAGGTTCTCAAAAGGGTTCCGATCGAAAATGGATTTTTCACTTCGACAGTCAAATACGTGAATCAGTTGAGCCATAACAAGCGTGGCAAATGCTATCGTTTGAGCGTACTGTAAGTTATCAGGGTTATTATCATAGACAATAATAAACGCTGCAAGGGTCGCAATTCCAATTAAAAACCCTCTGCTCACTACCTTCCAACCTAATCCCCGTGCAAACACTCCTTCTTTTGGATGCCTTGGTCTGCGCTTCATTACATCATCTTCAGGTTGATCTAACCCCAATGCCATCGCAGGAAGGCCATCCGTCACTAAGTTGACCCATAGGATTTGGATAGGTACTAACGGCAGTGGCAAAGCTAGAATCATAGCAAACAGCATGACAAGTATTTCTCCTACATTAGAAGCTAGTAAGTATCGGATAAACTTTCGAATATTTTCATAAATGTTTCGGCCTTCTTTAATTGCTGATTTAATCGTTGCAAAGTTATCATCTAAAAGCACCAGTGCTGAAGCTTCTTTTGCAACGTCCGTTCCTGTAATCCCCATCGCTATACCAATATCTGCAGCTTTAATTGCAGGCGCATCGTTTACACCGTCACCCGTCATAGCTACCACGTGATCTTTTGCTTGTAGCGCCTTAACAATCTTTAGTTTATGCTCCGGCGATACCCGTGCATAAACATATACGTCATCTACCACATCTTCAAGTTCAGATTGAGACATCGAATTTAGCGTATAGCCCTCCAGCACTCGTCCTCCCTTTGGTAAGATCCCTAGCTGTTTGGCAATTGCTTCAGCGGTTATCACATGATCTCCTGTAATCATAACCGTTTTAATTCCAGCATCTCGGCATTCTTTTACAGCCTGCTTTACTTCAGGGCGTGGAGGATCAATCATCCCTTGAAGTCCTAAGAATACAAGCTCTTTTTCAGCTTCCTGTTCAGTAGTAATCGTTTCGTACGATTCAAGTGGACGATAAGCAACGGCAATTGTTCGAAGAGCTTTACTTGCTAGAGAATGGATAGCATTTTGCACCTCGTCACGACCGCTAACTGATAGGGACTGATGACGGTTTTCCCATACAATCGACTTACTGTTTGTTAGCAGTACATCCGGTGCACCTTTCGTTACCACATACCGCTTGTTATCTTTACCTTCAATCACAACACTCATCATTTTACGAGTAGAGTCAAAAGGGAACTCTTCAATTACTTTAAAGTCTCCTTTTACATTTTGACGGGTAAAGTTTGCTTTCATTGCGGCTACGACTAAAGCGGCTTCTGTAGGATCACCATCAACTACATAATCTTTGTCTTTTTTCGTAACCGTTGTTTGGTTACATAATAAACCGAATAGCAACAGCTGCTGCAATGGTTTTTCTCGACTAACGTTCACATCTTTCCCCTCAACAGAAAAAGTTCCACTTGGGTCATAGCCTGTTCCAGACAAGTTCCACGTTTTCCCACCTGACCATAAGTGAGTAACCGTCATTTTATTTTGAGTAAGTGTTCCTGTTTTATCTGAGCAAATAACAGATGCACAGCCCAGTGTTTCAACAGCTGGAAGCTTCCGAACAATAGATTTTTGTTTGATCATCCGCTGAACACCTAATGATAAAGCAACGGTTACGATAGCCGGCAATCCTTCTGGAATTGCGGCAACCGCTAGTGATACGCCCGCTAAAAACATCGTGTATAAATCATGCCCTTGTAAGACACCAATTCCAACTACAAGAATCGTTAATAAAAGCGCAACAATAATGAGAATTTTCCCAAGCTGTTCAAGCTTCCTCTGCAGGGGTGTGATAACGGCTTCTGCATTTTGCAACAAGTCAGCAATTTGCCCCATCGCCGTCTTCATGCCTGTCCCTACTACAACTCCAACACCGCTCCCACGCGTTACAAGAGTTCCCATAAACGCCATGTTCTCTTGATCTCCAAGTGGAATTTCATTTCCTTCTAATACCCGTGTATACTTTGGAACAGGGACAGATTCACCTGTAAGCGCTGATTCTTCAATTTCTAAACTTTTGGCATCAATAAGACGAATATCAGCACCAATCCGATCACCGCTTCCGAACTTTACAATGTCTCCCACTACAAGTTCTCTTGAAAGGGTCTTTGACCATTTACCGTCTCGTAAAGCAAGTACCTGCGGCGCCGACAATTCCTTCAATGCATTCAGTGACTTTTCAGCACGACGTTCTTGGAAAAAACCAAGGAACCCATTAATCACGACAATTGCAATAATGGCAATTGCATCAATATACTCTCCTAATAAACCTGATATTAGCGTGGCTGCTAATAAAACCAAAACCATAAAATCCTTAAACTGTTCCAAGAATACGAGCAGTGCAGACTGCTTTTCACCTTCAGCAAGCTCATTAAAACCTTCTTGCTTCTGCCTCAATGCGATTTCTTTTGCGGTTAACCCATTTTCTTTATTTGTTTTTGTCACTTCTAATGTCGCTCGCTCACTCAGCTCATACCATTTCATCGCATTCCTTCACACCCTTTTGTTTGTAAATAAGTCACATAGATTGTTACAATCTTATATCGTATGCTTATTCAGACTCGTCCTAAAAAATGCTATACTTTTACGAAGGACTATTTTTGAAACATTAAAGGATGTGAACAACATGTCATTTGACGGAATCTTTACATACGGAATCTTACAAGAACTAGATAACGCATTAACATCCGGTCGAATTGCAAAAGTCTATCAACCATTTCCAAATGAACTAATTTTACAAGTTCGCGCTAAAGGGGAAAATCGAAAGTTATTTATTTCAACTCACCCCAATTATGCACGCGTTCACTTTACAAAAGAAACATACGAAAATCCAGCTGAACCGCCAATGTTTTGCATGCTTCTTCGTAAACATTTAGAAGGAAATATTATTGAGCGAATTTATCAGTTAGGGCTTGATCGTATTCTTATCATTGAAACAAAAGGGCGCAACGAAATTGGCGATGTAACATCTAAGCAACTTATTATTGAAATTATGGGACGTCACAGTAACGTCATGCTTGTGGATAAAGAAACAAATGTCATTATCGATAGCATTAAGCACATCCCAATGGCCATGAATCGTCATCGCACACTACTGCCTGGTGCAACTTATGTACTTCCACCAAATCAGGAAAAGCTTGATCCATTTGAAGCAGATGAAGAGATGATTTTAAGAAGCTTAGACTTCAACAGCGGAAAGATTGGCAATCAACTTGTTCAAGCTTTTGCTGGGCTTTCACCTCTGCTTGCAAATGAAATCGTTTATCGCGCTGGTCTAGCTAACCAAACTACGTTACCCAAAGCGTTTATTAATACAATGAATGCTATTAAAGAGGGCGACATGCAGCCAACTCTCACTTCGGTACAAGGAAAAGATTACTTCCACCTTTTATCTCTTAGTCACTTACAAGGTGAAGAAAAGACGTTCCAAACTATTAGTGAACTTTTAGACCGCTTCTATTATGGAAAAGCAGAGCGCGATCGTGTTAAGCAACAAGCTCATGATTTACTTCAGTTCATGACAACTGAAAAAAAGAAAAATGAAAAGAAAATTAATAAGTTGCAGAGGACGCTACAGCAAGCTGAAAAAGCTGGTGAATACCAACTTGCAGGAGAGCTGCTAACGTCCCATTTACACCTTGTTAAAAAAGGGGATAAGACCGTTGACGTTATAAACTACTATGACGAAAACAGTGGGACACTAACAATCGAGCTTGATCCTCAAAAAACGCCTGCTCAAAATGCACAGAGCTACTTTACTAAATATCAAAAAGCAAAAAATTCAGTAGCGATTGTTCATGAGCAAATTGAAAAAGCTCAACAAGAAATTGTCTACTTTGAATCTTTACTACAGCAAATGGAGACGGCTTCTCACAAAGATATCGCTGAAATTCGAGAGGAGCTTGTGGAAGAAGGCTACCTACGCAATCGCCAACAAAAGAAAAGTAAAAAGCAAAAGAATTCAACTCCAACGCTTGAGCAATATAAAGCCAGTGACGGTACCATCATTTTAGTCGGCAAGAACAACAAACAAAACGAATATTTAACAAATAAGCTTGCAGCGAGAGATCATATTTGGTTCCATACAAAAGATATACCTGGATCTCACGTCGTTATTCGTAACGCTGAGCCAACAGAAGAAACCATTCTTGAAGCCGCTCATCTTGCTGCTTACTTTAGCAAGGCGAAAAATTCTAGCTCCGTACCAGTTGACTTTACAAAGATTCGCCATGTCAAAAAGCCAAGTGGTGCTAAACCTGGATTTGTTACTTACGATAATCAGCAAACAGTTTACGTAACGCCTAGTGAAGAACTTGTATTAAAATTAAGAGATTAATGCCAGCATAAAAAGCGTGTCCTTTACCTTGGACACGCTTTTTTATTTAGCTTAAACTGTTTCTTCAGCTGTCATCCAAGCTGGATCCGAAGGATTCTCTCTCCACTTAAAGAGCTTTTTCATTGCACCTTCTTGAATATACCCTGCTTCACTTGCCGCTTCTACAAGCGTTGAATAATCCGTTAAAGAGTAAACTTGCAAACCTTCTTCTTTAAATAATTGGCGCGCTTTTTCCAGTTCGTATGTAAAGATAGATACGACACCGAGTACGTTACAACCTTGTTCTTTTAACGCATTCACTGCTGTTAAAACACTGCCTCCAGTTGAAATTAAATCTTCAATTACAACAACCTTTTGACCTGCTTTTACTTTTCCTTCAATTTGATTGCCGCGACCATGCCCCTTCGCTTTACTGCGCACATAGCACATTGGTAACTCCAGCGCTTCGCTCACCCACGCTGCGTGTGGAATTCCAGCCGTTGCTGTTCCTGCAATTACTTCTGCATTTGCAAAATATGTTTTAATCAAACTTTGTAAACCTTTAGCAATTTCTTTTCGAACGCCTGGATAAGATAGCGTTAGACGATTATCACAATAGATGGGAGATTTAATTCCAGAAGCCCAAGTAAATGGGTGATCTGGCCGAAGGCTAACTGCCTCGATATCAATTAGTTGTTTTGCGATTTCTTTTCGTAAGTTTGTCATTGTGATACATGCTCCCCTTTCCATTGCTTTAACATTTGATAATAAACTTCTACTGGATTCCTTGCGTTTGTCACAGAGCGCCCTACTACAATAGCACTTGCTCCATACTCTCTCGCAAGCTCAGGTGTTGCTACTCGTACTTGATCATCATTTGAATCAAGCGCCATTCGAATTCCAGGCGTTACGGTTAAAAAAGATTCACCTACAGCCTTACGTATACTTGGCACTTCATGAGTTGAGCAGACCACACCATCTAATTTGCTTTGATGAGCAAGAGAAGCATAATGTGTTACAACTTCTTGCATTGAATGTGTAATAAGCTGCTGCTCTTTCAACATCGTATCTGATGTGCTTGTGAGCTGAGTCACTGCGATACATAGCGGGCGCTGTTTACCAACAGAAGTGCCTGCTTCCAGCCCTTCAATAGCCGATTGCATCATATGTGTACCTCCAGCTGCATGAACGTTTACTAAATCAACGTCTAGAGAAGCCAATGATTTCATTCCATTTTTTACTGTGTTTGGAATATCATGAAGCTTTAAGTCTAGAAAAATTTCATGCCCTTGCTCTTTCAGATAAGAAATAATTGCTAATCCTTCTTTATAGAAAAGCTCCATTCCCACTTTCACATAAAGAGATTCTCCTTCAAACGATGTTAAAAATTTCTTCACATCATGCAGTGATGAAAAATCAAGAGCAATGATAAACGGCTTTTTCATACTTTTTCCAGCTCCTTCCTACACATTCAGATACGTGTTCATACCCTAAAGAATTAATTAATTTTGGCAACTCATCGATGATAGTTGGGCAGACGTAAGGATCTACAAAGTTTGCTGTTCCTACTGCAACTGCGCTCGCACCTGCGTATAAGAATTCTAGCGCATCTTCAGCCGTTGTCACTCCGCCCATTCCGATGATTGGAATGTTTACTTTTTGACTCACTTCATGGACCATGCGAATAGCTACTGGCTTAATTGCCGGACCTGATAATCCCCCAGTTCCATTCGCTAGCACTGGCTGTGCTGTTTTCAAATCAAGACGCATTCCCAAAAGCGTATTAATCATTGTTAAACCATCTGCTCCCGCTGCTTCTACAGCTGTAGCCATTTCTA from Bacillus sp. 1780r2a1 encodes the following:
- the rpoZ gene encoding DNA-directed RNA polymerase subunit omega, whose translation is MLYPSIDSLMQRLDSKYTLVTVAAKRARQLQMHNDTPIERPVSHKLVGCALEEINSEQLTYTHVPSKDENEER
- the gmk gene encoding guanylate kinase, which encodes MIERGLLIVLSGPSGVGKGTVRKALFEQDDIKLQYSISATTRRPREGEVDGVDYFFKEREEFEHMIENKKLLEWAEYVGNYYGTPIDYVEETLASGKDVFLEIEVQGALQVKEAFPEGLFIFLAPPSLSELKSRIVNRGTETEDLINNRMRVAKEEIELMHAYDYVVENDKVENACARIQAIVTAEHCRRDRVSARYKRMLEVE
- a CDS encoding DUF370 domain-containing protein translates to MSGKLVNVGFGNFISSNRIISVVQPESAPIKRIVQEAKDRGSLIDATQGRKTRAVIVMDSNHIILAPVQPETVAQRLVNKEELVEG
- a CDS encoding YicC family protein, which translates into the protein MIRSMTGFGRGRADNDAQAVTVEMKSVNHRFCEITVRMPRQLMEIEDKIKKIIQTYIKRGRVEVFVTISGEGLAKKTLQTDWELLSEYMKAFQEISERHELSKSVEIQDILHMPDVMTTSEEEVDQTSIHQLVFTAVEQAVCQLLTMREKEGQELYQDLVQHLTNIQQLREEVELLAPTVSEQYEDRLRKRLTDYLEGTIDEQRVLAEVAIFAEKADVNEELTRINSHLTQFFQTIDTTDVIGRKLDFLVQELNREMNTIGAKANSGKIAQCVIDMKTQLERLKEQVQNIE
- a CDS encoding calcium-translocating P-type ATPase, SERCA-type → MKWYELSERATLEVTKTNKENGLTAKEIALRQKQEGFNELAEGEKQSALLVFLEQFKDFMVLVLLAATLISGLLGEYIDAIAIIAIVVINGFLGFFQERRAEKSLNALKELSAPQVLALRDGKWSKTLSRELVVGDIVKFGSGDRIGADIRLIDAKSLEIEESALTGESVPVPKYTRVLEGNEIPLGDQENMAFMGTLVTRGSGVGVVVGTGMKTAMGQIADLLQNAEAVITPLQRKLEQLGKILIIVALLLTILVVGIGVLQGHDLYTMFLAGVSLAVAAIPEGLPAIVTVALSLGVQRMIKQKSIVRKLPAVETLGCASVICSDKTGTLTQNKMTVTHLWSGGKTWNLSGTGYDPSGTFSVEGKDVNVSREKPLQQLLLFGLLCNQTTVTKKDKDYVVDGDPTEAALVVAAMKANFTRQNVKGDFKVIEEFPFDSTRKMMSVVIEGKDNKRYVVTKGAPDVLLTNSKSIVWENRHQSLSVSGRDEVQNAIHSLASKALRTIAVAYRPLESYETITTEQEAEKELVFLGLQGMIDPPRPEVKQAVKECRDAGIKTVMITGDHVITAEAIAKQLGILPKGGRVLEGYTLNSMSQSELEDVVDDVYVYARVSPEHKLKIVKALQAKDHVVAMTGDGVNDAPAIKAADIGIAMGITGTDVAKEASALVLLDDNFATIKSAIKEGRNIYENIRKFIRYLLASNVGEILVMLFAMILALPLPLVPIQILWVNLVTDGLPAMALGLDQPEDDVMKRRPRHPKEGVFARGLGWKVVSRGFLIGIATLAAFIIVYDNNPDNLQYAQTIAFATLVMAQLIHVFDCRSEKSIFDRNPFENLYLVGAVISSILLMLVVIYYPPLQPIFHTMAIAPREWLIILGLASVPTFLLAGSLLTRKKA
- a CDS encoding NFACT family protein, with protein sequence MSFDGIFTYGILQELDNALTSGRIAKVYQPFPNELILQVRAKGENRKLFISTHPNYARVHFTKETYENPAEPPMFCMLLRKHLEGNIIERIYQLGLDRILIIETKGRNEIGDVTSKQLIIEIMGRHSNVMLVDKETNVIIDSIKHIPMAMNRHRTLLPGATYVLPPNQEKLDPFEADEEMILRSLDFNSGKIGNQLVQAFAGLSPLLANEIVYRAGLANQTTLPKAFINTMNAIKEGDMQPTLTSVQGKDYFHLLSLSHLQGEEKTFQTISELLDRFYYGKAERDRVKQQAHDLLQFMTTEKKKNEKKINKLQRTLQQAEKAGEYQLAGELLTSHLHLVKKGDKTVDVINYYDENSGTLTIELDPQKTPAQNAQSYFTKYQKAKNSVAIVHEQIEKAQQEIVYFESLLQQMETASHKDIAEIREELVEEGYLRNRQQKKSKKQKNSTPTLEQYKASDGTIILVGKNNKQNEYLTNKLAARDHIWFHTKDIPGSHVVIRNAEPTEETILEAAHLAAYFSKAKNSSSVPVDFTKIRHVKKPSGAKPGFVTYDNQQTVYVTPSEELVLKLRD
- the pyrE gene encoding orotate phosphoribosyltransferase, yielding MTNLRKEIAKQLIDIEAVSLRPDHPFTWASGIKSPIYCDNRLTLSYPGVRKEIAKGLQSLIKTYFANAEVIAGTATAGIPHAAWVSEALELPMCYVRSKAKGHGRGNQIEGKVKAGQKVVVIEDLISTGGSVLTAVNALKEQGCNVLGVVSIFTYELEKARQLFKEEGLQVYSLTDYSTLVEAASEAGYIQEGAMKKLFKWRENPSDPAWMTAEETV
- the pyrF gene encoding orotidine-5'-phosphate decarboxylase encodes the protein MKKPFIIALDFSSLHDVKKFLTSFEGESLYVKVGMELFYKEGLAIISYLKEQGHEIFLDLKLHDIPNTVKNGMKSLASLDVDLVNVHAAGGTHMMQSAIEGLEAGTSVGKQRPLCIAVTQLTSTSDTMLKEQQLITHSMQEVVTHYASLAHQSKLDGVVCSTHEVPSIRKAVGESFLTVTPGIRMALDSNDDQVRVATPELAREYGASAIVVGRSVTNARNPVEVYYQMLKQWKGEHVSQ